The Populus trichocarpa isolate Nisqually-1 chromosome 2, P.trichocarpa_v4.1, whole genome shotgun sequence genome has a window encoding:
- the LOC7496878 gene encoding uncharacterized protein LOC7496878 — protein MALPDFNALRDLHNSANDLLHSPEIQQVLVSQKQEKWLHEVSEASLRMLDVCGVSKDVLLLVREHLLDLQFTLRRKRVCKQDISTEIAAYNLYRKKLKKGTLKCLKSLKGMTGKSVTSDASHVDHSIVVVVEVLREVSVTAITIVESLLSLVSIPWLEQGSSKGSFIRSTFLRSTGQRLYDCFDETALHSANKRLEAVEIAVEDLEVELECMFRRLIQTRVLLLNILTI, from the coding sequence ATGGCACTGCCTGATTTCAATGCTCTCAGAGACTTGCACAATTCTGCCAATGACCTCCTCCATTCACCAGAAATCCAACAAGTTCTTGTCAGccagaaacaagaaaaatggcTTCACGAAGTCTCAGAGGCATCTCTAAGAATGTTGGACGTGTGTGGTGTATCTAAAGATGTTCTTTTGCTTGTCAGAGAACATCTTCTAGACTTACAATTCACATTACGTAGAAAAAGGGTTTGCAAGCAAGATATTAGCACCGAAATTGCAGCCTATAATCTCTACAGAAAGAAGCTAAAGAAAGGGACATTGAAATGCCTGAAATCACTGAAGGGAATGACAGGCAAATCTGTAACATCAGATGCCTCGCATGTAGACCACAGCATTGTGGTGGTTGTTGAAGTGCTAAGAGAAGTAAGTGTGACTGCCATCACCATTGTTGAATCTTTATTATCTCTCGTTTCAATTCCATGGCTGGAGCAGGGATCAAGTAAAGGGTCCTTTATAAGGTCCACGTTTTTGCGATCAACTGGCCAGAGACTGTATGATTGTTTTGATGAAACTGCACTTCATAGTGCAAATAAAAGATTGGAGGCAGTTGAGATTGCTGTTGAAGATCTTGAAGTTGAATTAGAGTGCATGTTCAGACGTTTGATCCAGACTAGGGTTTTGCTTCTTAACATACTTACTATCTAG